The Candidatus Scalindua japonica genome includes the window TTCATGCACAATCCCCGCGGTTATTGCTCCAATGGATTTCAGTTTTTCTGATTTCAAGAGCGCTTCCTTCATTTTTATTTGCTCAGAGATGTCTTGACCAACTGCTTGAAACTCGTCTAATCGACCGTTATTATCAAAGATTGCCCGGCATACCCATTGTTGCCAGGAAATTGTACCGTCAAAAAGAACGATACGCTGCTCGTAGGTTACAATAGGATCATCGAAAGTAAGCGAATTAATCTTGTCCCAGACCAGCTTACAGTCCTCCTGCATTACTGAAATAAAAAAATTACTCCCCATGAGTTTTTCGCGAGATTGTTCAAGAGAACGGCAATACGCGTCGTTAGCGAAGGTAAGCTTACCGTCCGGTAAAAACCTGACAATGTACTCAGTCTGATCTTCGGCAATAGCCTTGAAACGTTTTTCATTTTTCTGTAGCTCTTCTGTTGCGTGGAGTGTAAGTAGAGCCCCTGTACATATGGAGGTAAAGATCAGGCCGATTTCCAGATCCTGCTTTGTAAAAGGCAGGCATCTTTTGTTGTGAAACGTAAATATGCCTATCAATTTCTGCTTTTCACTTATAAGGGGAAATACCATAAGTGAATCGTCATTATATCCTCCCCATCCACTTCTTTTAAACCTGCTTTCTTCTTTTATATTCATTATATGAACAGGTTTGTGCTCTTTTATAACATAACCCAGAATGCTGTCATCAGAGAGTGGCAATAGTATGGATGAGGGTGCGTGGCCCGGATCAAGTGAGTGGGCAAGTTCTAGTCTGTTTTCCTTATGAAGGAAGAGGCTTCCTCCGTCCGCAGTTATGTTTCTGGCAAATTTTTCAAGAAGGAGTTTGCTGAGTTTATCCTGATGGTTATAAGAAGTAACTGCCTTTGCAGACTCAGCCATCAAGTCCAGCCTCGTGCTCATTTCCATTAATTTACCGGTTTGTTCTTTAAGGGACTTTTGTGCCAGAGATTTTTCGTTTTCCAAATTAATCTTATCAAAGCACCTGTTTATAGTTAACAAAAGATCCGGTGCTTCAACAGGCTTTAGCAGATAGTCATAAGCACCCTCCTTAAGCACCTGAAAAGCCTTGTTCAGGTCTGCATAAGATGACATCAATATGCAGAGAATCTCAGGTTTTGTTGTTTTAAGTTCAGAAATCAAATTAATACTGGCAGGCATTCCTAAACGGAAATCTATAAGGACCAGATGCGCGTTAAAGACCTGGAGCCTATTGCTGATATCTTTTGCATTATACGAAGTTTCAACCACATAACCATGCGAACTCAGGATATCAAGCAGTATATTAAGCAGGCTATCTCCTGATTTGCTATTGTCATGCACTACTAAGATACGTCTTTCAATAGTTTCGTGTTGTGAATATGGGTTATTCTTTTTTCTCATGCATTATATATTTTGCGGGTCAGTTATACTCTTTCACAGGTTGTTCAATAATTTTCAAAACTGAAGCCCCTGCTTGTTTTTTGAGTACAATGTAAAATTCTTATATAATCAGTTTTCAATATTCCATATGAATGAAGTTCTATATATTCACAAAATATGTGCCAAAGAAGACATCGCAGATTATGCTCTTCAAAGAAATTATTATATTTTTTTTAAGTCATTATCAAATTGGTGTTTACACAATTATCATGAAATATTTTTTTTATAAAAGTGTGGTTGGTGGTTGAGGAGCTATTAGAGAAAGTACGCCATGGCACAGTAGTGTGCCACCGCAAAGGTGTGCCATGGCGCACTGAGGAGGATCGTTTATCGGGTTATACACTAAGCCGGCTCCTGGAGCGTTATGCAGTGAAACCCTCCCAATCCGATAAGAAGATCAAGTGCGTGAATTCCGATCACATTACGAGTCTGGAAGAGGTCCGAAAGTATTCCAAGCGCTTTGTGATCTGCGGGACCATCAAATGTGGGGACGAGAACTGTTTCGTTCGCAATATAAAAATTTGCGTAACTTGCCGGTAGCCTGAACTTTTTGTAATAGATCGGTTTTGGCATGGGAAGTGTTACTACTGAAGGCTTTGAACCATTTTCCAATCGGACTTGTTTCAACCGTTCCAGATTTTCAGAAAGAATTGGGGTGTTGGGATCAGATGAGCTGGTCTCCATTGCCAGCACCATCGTTTGTTTGTCAACAAATCGGCAGATATCATCCACGTGCCCATGTGTGTCATCACCTTCAATTCCCCGGTTTAACCAGACAACATTGGTGATACCGAGGTGCCTCCTGAACACCTTTTCCAGCTCACTTTTGGTAATGCCTGGATTACGTGATTGTATCTTCCGGTCCAGTAGACACTCTTCCGTTGTAATTAATGTGCCGGATCCGTTTACATCTATACTTCCTCCTTCCAGAACCAGTGGTTTTTTTTTCCACTTTACTGGGATAGTTTTCAGGTTTAACCGTTGGGCAAGTTCTAAGGGTACACTATTGTCCTTTTCATGAGCAGGGTATCGGGCCCAGCCGTTAAATCTAAAGCGAATAATCCTCTTTCGTTCTCTTTTAGTTCGGTTGTCCATCACAAACGTTGGACCATAATCACGAATCCAACTCCTATTTGTTAATATGTGATGAAAATGTATATTTGCGAGATTTGCCTTGGCCTGTTTCAGGAATCTCCTTGCCCTCATTTCATGTTTTTCAGAATTTACCAGGATGGAAACTTCTTCAAATACGGCAAGTTTTTGAGTCAGTATTGCATAAATCTTCTGTACGGCTGACATTTTACCAGGCCAGTCCGTATAGTTGTGAGGCCAGGTCAGCCATGTTGCTTTATGTGGCTCCCATTCAGCAGGCATGCGGTAACAAATAGAGTCTCTATTGTACATGATTCAGAAACATTTTTTTCAAAACAAGCAGGTGATAACTGTACCGGAATAGTTTTAGCTTTCTCTATCCATTGTCTGCCGTTAAAGATGGTTAAATGTAACTCTATCAATGTAAAAAAGCAAATAAAATAGTATGGTAAATTCAGGTATGAATACTCATTTCCCTTAATGCACCTTGTTATTTTTTCGTTGCTTTGCGCGCTGATCGTAAGGTCCTGAAAAGCGTATAAATTCGACAAAGAGCTCTTTGTCGAAACAGTTAATCATCTTTTCTTTCATCTCTACAAGTGCGGCAAACGGTCTTTTTGCCTGAGCATATGATCTGGTTGTTGTCAATGCGTCGTATACATCTATAATACGGGCAATTTTACCGGTATGATGGATTTCATCTTTGCCAAGCCCATGTGGGTAACCTGTTCCATCATAGTTCTCATGGTGTTGTAACGTTATTAAATATTCATCGGTAAA containing:
- a CDS encoding response regulator, whose amino-acid sequence is MRKKNNPYSQHETIERRILVVHDNSKSGDSLLNILLDILSSHGYVVETSYNAKDISNRLQVFNAHLVLIDFRLGMPASINLISELKTTKPEILCILMSSYADLNKAFQVLKEGAYDYLLKPVEAPDLLLTINRCFDKINLENEKSLAQKSLKEQTGKLMEMSTRLDLMAESAKAVTSYNHQDKLSKLLLEKFARNITADGGSLFLHKENRLELAHSLDPGHAPSSILLPLSDDSILGYVIKEHKPVHIMNIKEESRFKRSGWGGYNDDSLMVFPLISEKQKLIGIFTFHNKRCLPFTKQDLEIGLIFTSICTGALLTLHATEELQKNEKRFKAIAEDQTEYIVRFLPDGKLTFANDAYCRSLEQSREKLMGSNFFISVMQEDCKLVWDKINSLTFDDPIVTYEQRIVLFDGTISWQQWVCRAIFDNNGRLDEFQAVGQDISEQIKMKEALLKSEKLKSIGAITAGIVHEFNNVLTIISGNAQLLEDSYKEDGELTDRLHTIKKATDDGSEISGKMLKFTGKFQGDTEFISYDIGELIEQSIDFTMPRWKNMAQSRGIDYSMDRNGMLKTPSILCNPTELREVFINIINNAMDAMPDGGQLSFSTWCEPETVFITISDTGTGMPEEVKKRVFEPFFTTKSAAGTGLGMSTAYGIMARHGGIIDVESELGKGCTFTLELPIAEKTVNPTKPPISEQKVKGNDLSVLVVDDDEDICSILDNFLSKAGYKVLTVNNGANAIKQTEKEGFDLVLCDMAMPEIFGYDVIRALNTLNKRPKIGIITGCGEKLKPKLDKICRVDFILRKPFNFSDLTRQINDVINAEQSICRV
- a CDS encoding agmatine deiminase family protein; protein product: MYNRDSICYRMPAEWEPHKATWLTWPHNYTDWPGKMSAVQKIYAILTQKLAVFEEVSILVNSEKHEMRARRFLKQAKANLANIHFHHILTNRSWIRDYGPTFVMDNRTKRERKRIIRFRFNGWARYPAHEKDNSVPLELAQRLNLKTIPVKWKKKPLVLEGGSIDVNGSGTLITTEECLLDRKIQSRNPGITKSELEKVFRRHLGITNVVWLNRGIEGDDTHGHVDDICRFVDKQTMVLAMETSSSDPNTPILSENLERLKQVRLENGSKPSVVTLPMPKPIYYKKFRLPASYANFYIANETVLVPTFDGPADHKALGILSDLFQTRNVIGIHALDLLIGLGGFHCITLQEPA